A region of the Limibacillus halophilus genome:
AGAGGTCTTGCTCTGCTTGCCTCGTCGTTGAAACCCTCAGATAGAGAGCCGCCCGCATTCCCGTTCCAGCCATTATGGTCTCCTAATTTTCCAGACTGCTAACCAGCAAACTATCAAAGAAACCGGAAAGCATTTCGATTTCCTCGCCTGTCACCGGCAGGACTTCGGGTAGATCGTGACTGACCCGGAGTCCGGTTTCACTATTATACTCGCCGCTATTATACCTGCCCTTGCTCGTGGCTTTTGCGACGGGCCGCCTTGTCTTTTTGGACGAGGCCGCTTTGCTTTGGCCGTCGCTATTATGCTCGGGCGTATGATGGCTGTCGCTCAACCATGAAAACCTCCTTTCCTGCCTGGATCAATTCCGGCCCTTGCCATGCCATACCCGCCCTTTAACGCTCTGCCCGGAAGAGGGCGCGCAAATCGGCTATCAGGCCGCGCTCGCCAAACTCCTCCAGGGTGATCTTTCTGAAAGCCTGGAACTGCTCCGGCGGCAGGGAGGCCTGCGCCAGGTCGATGATCCGGGTCTTGCGATGGTTGATGAGAGAGAGAATCGACTTATACATTACCAAAGCCCATAGCTGTATTTGGTGATCCGTGCGGCCACGTCTTGCTCCCAGGTGTAGGGGTCGTGGTGCAATTTGAGGTGGCTCAGAAGCTCTGCGTGGACCTCCTCAATCGTCAGGGGTGCAGTTGCACCCTTGAGAAGGCCAAGAACTGCTGCGAGGCCTTTTAAGCCGCCGTGGAGGGACTTCGTCTGCTGAAAGAGCCGCCAATTCAGGGGCGCTTGCCGGTCGATCTCCCGGATCAGGCCTGTTTGATCGAGGGCGCTAATATCTTGCAGAAGTCCCTGCCAGAGAGGATGGAGCGGCCAGCGAGAGCGGTTGCTGTCGCCCGAAGGCTTGCGCAGGGTCGTGTGACTGTTCGCCAGCTCACGCAGGATATCGCCTTGATGGATGCCGATCTCGGTCGGATTGGTGATGCCGCCGGGCGCCAGGCGCTCGCGCCGTATTTGAAACTCGACCCGCCAGACATTTTCTTTCTGACCCCAAAGCTGATGGAAGAAAACCTTGCCGCTTTCCTGCTCGATCTCCGCCGATTTGTCATAGAGACGCACCACCACCTCGCCGCGCCCGAAGGTGAGGGTCTGCACCAGGCCATGCTCCCGGTAGATGGCGTCCTTGCTAGCGCGTGTGACGAAGTGATCCGCCGCGAAATCGACCAGCGGCAAGTCATAGTCAAAGCTCCAATCAATACGGGATACGGAGCTGGGCCTGTATAGTGCGCCATTGATGGCTTCCAGCCAGGCGTTCAGGCGCGCCAGGAGCGCGGCATAGCCATGGCTCCAGAGACCCTTGCTAGAGAATCGCACATGGCAGCTTGGCTGCATCTTCTCAGTCAGACGGATTTCGAAGTCTTCATTCACCAGCACGTAACGGTAGGGATGGAGACCATAGGGCATGAGGGCGAAGCTCTCGCCACCAATCGTTATCTTGGCGACCTCATCGCGGCGGCTCTCTTTGAGGCGCTGCTGCTGATAGGCCAGCTCATCGAAGTCCAGCCAGCTTTCGCCCATGGAGACGAAGTAGGAGACATAGAGACTGTCGATGCCGCTCAGAAGCAGGCGCGGGCGCTCACTGGTCATGGTCGCCGCGATCCGCAGTGGCTCCAGCGCCATAGAGCTTATCCATGACCTGGGTGAGATTGATCAGGATCGAGCTGACAGGCGCGCTTTCCAGGACTGTCTCATCGCCATCGAAGGCTTCTATGCCGTGGAAGAAATGAATGCTGGCCTTTGTGAAGCGTCCGCTATCTGGATCGACCTGCCAGGAGACCTGGGCAAAGGCCGGTCCTTCCTGAGTCTCCGAGGCCATCACCAGGTCGTTGTCATCCTCCCAGGCGTCATAGAGAGCCTGGGCGGCAGGCTTGAGGACTTCCAGGGTCGCGCCGTAGCGCGCCAACTCCAGAAGGATCGCCGCGATCCAGGGTGTCGGCTCGGTCTCATAGAGGCGCGGGATGCCGGTGCCGGTTTCCTTGCCGCCGACCGTCTCCAGAAGGTCGTTCTGCGTCCAGTGGCGAAGCTGGCGCATGGTCTTGGCGATGTTCGCCGCGCTCAAGGAAGGGGCGATCAACTGTGCCAGCGCCTTGACGGTGAGATAGTGTCTTTCTGTAACCATGTCCTACGATTCCCAAAGTGATAATCCCTTATAAGACAAACAATGTCTTTCAATCAAGCTTAAAAGACATTCAGTGTCTTTCATCCTCCTTTGGAGCAAACAGGGCAGGGCTCAGTCATAAGCGCCAGGAGAACGTGCGGCTGCCGTCTCCCTCAAGGCCAGGCCGTGCTGCGCACGGTCGCTGGCGCGAGCCTTGACCGAGCCGGAGCCTGCACGTTAGGGGCTTGGCATGACTAAGCCAGAGTCTACCCCCATGGGGTGAGAGTTCTGGACAGAACAGTCCTATCGGTAGCAATGTAACGTAATGTATTTTAAACCCCCCGTGTTACTGATCACGGGGGAAAGGGGAAAGTAATGCCCAAGAGGTCGAGGCGTCGTCGCAGCCAGTTTTTAAGCCCATATCGTCTCGACGACACATATTTGCGCAGGCCTGACCGCAAATATGGCCGCCCAGGCATCCTTTCAGGTATTGATGATCACGGCAATCCCGTGTTGGTCAAAATATGGCCAAAGGCCAAACACACCTCGGACTCAGAACTAAGAGAGATTTGGCATCACGAAGTCCGCCAGCTCCATCGTTTGGGGGGGTACCCTAACGCTTTTGATGCTATAGCAACGCTCCAACAAACTGGCTTTGACGACGACGGATTCTATCTAGTATTGGACCCTGGTCAAAGAAAGCCTCTTTCAAGTGTTCTCGCACATGCTTCTTCTATTCACTGGATAAAGAATCAACGTGTGTCTCTCAACAGAGCAAAGTTGTGGAGAAACTTACTTCGAATTTCTACAGGATTAGAAACCTTACACACACAAGGTCTCCTTCATAAGAACCTAGACAATTGGGCAATATTAACCACTGGTGGGGAGGAGCCTGATTTCCAGCTGACTGGATTTGAATGGTCCATACGTTTAATCGGGGCTGCCGCCGGTAGACGCTCCGCACGCGGACCGGACAGCGCTTATGGTGAGCAAGTATCATTCTTGCAAGACTGGAGAGATTTTGGTCGGCTAGCAGCTGAATTAATGAATCTTTCGGTTTGCCGCCTTGAAGATCCAAAAATACCGCTATCTGCGGTCTCAGAAAATCTAGTGCTGGACGAAATTCGGCTCCTTAGACACCTCGTTCAGGTGGAACACTTGGACCGCTTGGATGGCGAAGTGGTTGAAAGACGGATTCAGGAGGTTCTTCGGGTCTTAGAAGCCGATATTGCGCATCAAGACGTCAAGTTTCATCTCGTCGTCTCACTGGGAACAAATTCTAGGTTATCTCAAAATATTAGAGAGGCATCAGAAGATGTGATCGAAATTACATCTGACCGAGAGCAAATAGAATTTATTGAAGATGATTTGAGCGAAGTTCCTATTTTGTTTGCTATTAGAATCGGAGATGGCTCGAATTTCAGATTAGCCATTCGAGGGACAAAATTAATCTATCGTATAAAGGAATATTCGCCTAGATCAGAAGGCGCTGCACTAACTTGGGAGCTCGCATATTGCGATAGTGTGGAGCTTCAAAGCCCCAATCCAAATAAGATCGTCGATTCAATTCCCCTGCAATCAAACTCGCTTGAAATTTTACAATTGAGAGAGGCGCACGAACGATTCAGCCGTATGCGTGGAAAAGTCCGTAGTTGGGACACACTGCGGCGGGTGTTTAAGGTTGATAAAAAGTTCGCGGCTCGTGACAAACAGCATCATAAAGCCTTCGCAATTACCCAGTTCCTTGAAGCGCTGTATGCCGCCACAGACGCTTTTCCTGTGAATGTACGAAATGTAACTGGCAATTCTGAAAATGAAATGAACGCAATTATGATTACCGTTCGGGAGGACTTGGGGCGCGAGGCACTCGCAAAAGAAATGGGGTTTAAGTCACCATCTATACGCCTAAATGAAGCGCTAATGCAGGACCGACGGAGTGACGAATGGGTTCTTACCGAAGCGCAGCATGTTGGCAAAAGTGAATTCACAGATACGTCATGGCGTTTCGACAAGGAATTTGCAGGGTCGAAAAAAGCGCCAGAGTATCGATTTGTTGGAACTGATCTGTCTCCACCCCTTCATAATCCCATCTTGATTCCAGGCGACTTTGTGGGAAGAGATAAACAGCTCCAGCGTCGGCTTAAAGCGCTCAGAGCACTTGCAGATCATGCCGAATTACTATGGATGCTAGTCGATCCTAGGAGGCGGATATTAGACACGCATGATTCCATCGATAATGGCAATGTTCTTGCTAACTTAGACGATTCAAAAATACAGGCGCTGAACGCTATTGTTGAAACTTTGCCGCTTTTTTTAGTTCAGGGTCCCCCGGGCGTCGGGAAAACTCACATGATAAGAGAGCTTGTCAAATACATATTCGAAAAGGACCCAACAACGCGATTGCTTCTTAGCGCACAAAGCAATGCGGCCGTAAACCATCTTATGGAAACTCTTGACAAGGCTCTGGTAGGCGACCGAGACGATATACTGATTGTCAGATGCCGACCCCGCGACAGTCACAAGGACGCCGGTCCATATGAAATTGGAAGCCAAGTTGGCAGTATAATTCAACGATTTGCGCAAAGCGAACTGGTCTCTAGTTCACCAGATAACCTGCGTGAATCTGTCATGGCGCTCAAGGCAGAACTGAGCGGCGATGATACCAACGATGAGAATTTGAAGGGCCGGGGAGTGGCACCTCGATACTCAAAACAAGCCGTAGAAGGGCTAATAGTGAGAGCCGCAAACGTTGTCTTTGCCACCACCAACTCTTTTGAGTTAGAGCGTCTAATTGAAGAACGTGGTCAGTTCGACTGGTCGATCATAGAAGAAGCTGGGAAGGCAACGGGTGGAGAGCTTGTTGCCCCGTTACTTTTGTCATACCGGCGGCTTATGATTGGGGATCATAAACAGCTGTCCCCCTTTGGTTCGGAACAAATCATTCGGCTCCTTGAAGAACCAGATACTCTGCGCAATGCAATGATCACTGGGAAGGAATTTGTAAGCCGTACACTGCGTGATCCATCTACTGACGAAATATTGGATGAAATTGATGAAGAGGCGGGAGAGGATTTTGCAGCACTATGTGCGACCGCAATCGATTGCCTTCTTTTGTTCGAGTCGCTTATCGAAGCCGAGTTTAAATTGTATGCCCGTGGAGCTAAGGCGCGGCAAATAGCCCATCGACTTAATCAACAACATAGGATGCATCCGGCGATCGCTCGCGTAATCTCTCGGTGTTTCTATGATGGCGATCTGCATACGCATCCGTCCGCAAAAAAACGCTTCGAGAAGGAGCCTTGTCCGATCAAGTCTCTTGACCCAAAGCGCTTGCCGGATGCGCCGATCATGATGATTGACATGCCATACGTTCAAAGCACAGTCGGCATGCTCGGCGCAGAAGCCCACCCCCGGTGGCACAACCCTGATGAAATCGAAGCTATACTAAAAGCTGTTATGTTGATTGGGCGGAACCCAAAGTCCTCAGAAATACCGACCATGGCGATCCTGTCGCCTTATCGTGAGCAAGTCATCCGACTGCAAAATCGAATAGACGAAGATTCTTCAGTGGGTTCACATTTGAGTCAATTTTGCGCTGCCGTGAGTCCAGGAAACTACTGCGGGACAGTTGATTCATTCCAGGGAAATGAGGCTGATGTTGTCGTTGTATCATTGGTCCGAAACAATCACCATTCAGGTATCAGAAGCGCTCTCGGATTCTTAAGCGATTCGCGCAGAATGAATGTTCTGCTTAGTAGAGCTCGATGGCGTTTAATCTTGGTCTGTTCATCCAAATTCCTTGAGCACGTATTAAGAGCAGAACAGTTCAAAGGTGAGCGGTGTAATACCTATTTCTTATCAGAGATGCTCAAAGCAATTGAAGATGAGCGCAAAAATAGTAATGCGGTAGTAGTTCCTTCCGATAGGCTTTTGAGGCTTGCAAGATGACAATCGTCCAGGTCGCGGTTCCAGTTCTACAAGGTCGCCGCAACTTTCATTTTGACAAGGGCCGCCCTTGGAGCATTGTTGAACATGTTTTGCTCGCCGGGCTTATCGATGAGCCATTGACTGCTGCGGAGCTTGCTGAACGTGGCAATATTCCAAAGCGCGTCGCAATTGAGGCTTTGATACGTTTAATGCGTGCTGGTTGGGTGGAGATGTCGCAAAAAAGCGCTGCTGTTCGTTTTGTTGTCACTCACCGAGGAGCCGCCGCCGCTACATATAATGAACTACCGAATGCGTCTAGACGATTGAGTCGGAGGATGAACTTTGTCATAGACCAAGTTACCGGCACAGTATACCGCAGTCGCGAGCTACCTTTCGTTCATGAACATGTCTTGGACGAACGAGCCAAGCGCGAAAGAATAGTGAAGCTTGAGCGAGCTGAGAGAGAATATTTAGACGAGGTAAAACCACTCGTTGAAGCATTATTTTTAGACGACGAAAAATTCATTTCTGTAGATCCGCATGGCGACCGATTATCAAAGCGATGGTCTCTTGTTACTGTCCGTGATGGCGAACCTGATGGACTCACAACTCGCGCTCCTGCGTCACTAATAGAGATCATAAAATGTGCAGCAAAGGCCGCGCCCAATCTTCCAGCAAAAGGAGATTTCGCGTTCTTTGAGCCACCTCAAATTGCGGTTCCTTCTGCAAGTTTATTGCCAGGGGAGCACTTCATCGATTTTTCGGCTCGAGATATTATTCTTGGAGGTTCAGATCACCGTGCGGTGTTTGAAGCAGCCGTGAAAAAAGCGCGACACCGAATACTTATTCATTCGACCTTTATCTCGGAGAACCGTTTCAACGAACTGCTGCATCTTCTAAAGGAGGCTGTTAACCGAGGGGTCAAAGTTGACATTCTTTGGGGACAGGAGGCGCAATCAGAAAGCAATAGCACCACGCGTCATGCAGTTGGCCTAATCAGGCGTATGTTGCGCGAGGAAGGTATCGAAATGCTGCGCGTACATCCGTTCTCTACAGGGTCACACTCTAAGGTTCTGATTGCCGACGAAGGCTCGACAGATAAATTCTTTAGCATTGTCGGCTCCTGCAACTGGCTTTCTACCCAGTTTCAATCCTTTGAGGCTTCAGTTCGACTGAAGGATCCAGCCATTGTTGCTGATGTTGTTTACCAAATGGCCGAGTTGTCGAAAGGCTCGCGCGGCATATGGACTGACTTCACAAATGAACTTGCTGCGCTTGCTGCTCATCTTAGAGCTAAACCCATAAAATCAAATGGCGGAGCTCTTGCCCAAATTGTCATAGGTTCACGCCATGCTGATCTCGTTAGGCAAGCACGCGATGTTTGCGAAAGGCGAATGTTTGTTGTCAGCCACCGTTTCGGCGTAGCTGGCGAGTCAGCAATATTAGCCCCGGCACTAGCTGCTGCAAAAGCGAAAGGTGTTGATGTTAATGTGTTTTATTGCACCACGAGCGGCCTCTTAGGTGGCGATGCTGCAGCAGATATGACAATAGATGTGCGCGAGATGGGGGTAGAGATCAGACCTGTTCGAAAACCACGCATTCATGCCAAGATATTAGCATGGGATGATGATGCAGTAGTAATCACTAGCCAGAATTGGCTATCTGCAGATCCTCCCGATACCAAGCCCCGACAAGAGATTGGTGTTTTTATTAAGGCGCGCGGTTTGGCCAAAAACGTTATTGAGCGGTTTGCGGCGGCTCACTTGGAATAAGAACTATTCTGCAAACCAAGTGGAAAAATCATACACAGATTTCAACTGAAACGCGGGCCATTGGATATCAGCCACCATTTTTAAATTGAATACCTCGCTTGACTTGTATCCTACCAGGTAGAGCCAGTTTTACCTCCCAGTGCCCACTTTCATCCCCTAGGGGACGCCATTTCTTTCCCTTTCCAGCAGATCCCTTCACTCCGGTAGTCCGGCCCGGCGCAAACAGTCGCGGAGTTGTTGCATTCTGGTCGCGTCCTTCAAGGGTACACGATCGAGGTCTGCGATGCTTGCGTGGGGCAAGGCCTCGTGGCAGTAGGCAATCGCAGCTCTCGCTTGTTCCAGCCGACCAGACATCACATGGCCAGCGGCTAGAAGGTAATGTCCAAAATACCATTGTGGCATGCGATGGACCGCGCGATTCGCCCACTCAATGCAAGTGTCGTAGCGTCCGGCTAGAAAGTGGGCGAGGGCGATTCCGGTAAAGCGGAAGAATATACTGGGGTCGCGGGGGTTCGACCGGATTGCGATTTCCTGATTGGCAATTGACTCCTCCAAGCGGCCAACCAAGCTCAGTGCAGTGCCTAGGCTACCATAGGCGAGGGAACAATTTGGGTTTAGCTCCACAGCGCGTTCCAATGCCGCGATGGACTCCTCGTGCTTATGGAGGCCCCAGCAGGTGATGCCCAGAGCCCAATGGGCATATTCGTTCCTGCCGTCCAGTCGTGTTGCTCGGCGCGCCAGTTCGTGCGCAAGGGTCATTGTTTCGACGAAGTCGTCGGCAAAGCCCAGGATTGCACTGTGGTGGTGAATCAGCGCGAGGACCATGTTGGCTTCTGCGCTTTCGGGGGCGTGGTCCTGCGCGCGTTTCAGCAGGACTTTTGCGGTTGTGAAGCTTTCCGGCGTGAAATCGTAGAGCAAATGCCAGGCGCGCATTGTCAACTCCCAGACCGTTAGATCCGGACGCGTACTACGCTCGACCGCGCCACTCGCAGTCAACTGAACGCGGGTTTGTATGGATGCCACGACGTTACGGGTAATCTCGTCCTGGAGATCAAAGACATCTGCAAGTTGCCGGTCGTAGCGTTCAGACCAGATATGGCCACCGGTCGTTCCGTCGATGAGCTGCGCGGTAACGCGAACCCGATTACCGGCCTTGCGAACGCTGCCTTCCAGTACATACCTGACGCCTAACTCCCGGGCGATCTGCGGGACACCGATGTTAGTGCCCTTGAAAGTGAACGTTGTGTTGCGCGCGATGATAAAAAGCCAGGGAGATCGAGATAACGCGGTGATGATGTCTTCTGATATGCCGTCCGAGAAAAATTCCTGTTCCGGGTCGCCGGACATGTTTTCAAAGGCCAACACGGCGATTGAGGGCTTGTCCGGCCGGCTTGGGAACGCCTTGGGCCGATCAACGAGAGTTGCGTTAGTCGTTTCGAAGAACCTGTGCAATTCCAACTTCGAGGAAACACCTAGCTTACGGTAAACAGTTGTTAAATGCGTTCTTACGGTCGAAGGCGCGATGCAAAGCCGGTCCGCAACCTGCCTGTAGCTTTCGCCGTTGGCAAAAGCCTGTGCAATTTCCTGTTCTCTAGGGCTCAGCGGTTCGATTTTCACCTCGGTATGTTCCACTCCGCTCCTACAAGAAACCTCTAGTAACGATCGCCCATTCCTGAACTATAGCTAAATTACCGGTCGCAAAATACAGCATTTGCAGGATGCCAATTACTGCAACTGCTTGATTCTAATCATGTTTGAAGCGTCGTAGTCTAACAAGTGTACCTACTGTAATGTATGGAGGTTGGAAATGTCCTACGCAAAGGCTGCAAACATGAACAATGATCGAGTGAATAGCGCCGCGATCGTTCAGCGAGGCTGGGAGGCCGTTGCTCGGGGCGATTGGGATGCGGTGGTAGCGGATTATACCGAGGATATGGTTTTCGTAATGCCGGGCCAGAATGATCTATTGAAAGGGAAGTCGGCGTTCCGGGATGTATTGGATAACTTGGGTGCTGGTTTGCCGGTAGGTTTCAGCATCGATTCTATCCGCCAAATCGGCGACGGAGATGAAGTGGTGTCGATCGTCGAATGGAAGAGCGAAAAAGTCCCTGAGGGAAGCCAGCTCAGCGTGCTTTTCAGGTTTTCTGATGGAAAGATTGCCGAAGAGCGCTGGTTCGTCGATACCGAGCAGTGGAAAGCCGCGTTCTAATGATCGGATCGTTCTGAGCAGGCGTGGGGATGTCGTAACAGGCATCCCTGCGGCTTCGGTAATCCTAGTCATCGAGCAGTGGCAAAGAAGAACCAGACTGCCAGGCGTTGATCGCTTTATTCCACTGGTCGGCCGATCACATCCCCTTTACCTTACTTACAATTCTAACTTCCGGTTCGTCGGCATCTGACGCGGCGGATTGGCTCGCGAAGAATTGGCAGGCCAAATGCCAACTGCGTGAGATTGAAGGGCGAAAGAATTGACCGTCGCAAAGGGTAAATCCGTCGCGGTAATCGGCGGTGGAATACAGGGATTGTGTGTGTCTCTTGCGCTGGCCCAACGCGGCTGCAAGATTGATCTCTTTGAGGAGAATGCGTGCCTTATTTCCGAGGCCAGCCTGTGGAACGAAGGGAAAATTCACCTAGGGTTCGTTTTTGGGAATGATTCCACGTCTCGGACTGCCGCCTTCCTGATGAAAGGGTCGCTACGCTTCAACGAATTGCTGAGCCATTGGAGTGGCGGAACACTGACGGAGAGCGAGATATCTACCCCATTCCGCTACGCGGTTCATAGGGATTCTCTCCTTTCTCCTGAGCAGGTTGATGCGCATTTTTCCAGCATACAATCGCTCATCGAGCACTATGATGAAGATCAGCGCCGCGCCTATTTCGGGTTCTCCGACAGGCGGATTTTTCGGCGTCTTGACGACACTGAAACAGCACGGGATTTTGACACAGACCGTGTTGCGGCTGTCTTTGAAACCGGGGAGCGTTCGGTCGATCCTCAAGCGGTGGCGAGGCGTCTTACCCAGGCTGTTATGGCTGAAGCCGGGATCACCGTATTGCTCGGCCAGCGGGTGGACTCCTGCGTACAGGACGACAAGGGGACACCCAGCATTTCACTGACTGCCGATCCCGGTCAGCGACATTCCTACGACGCGGTTGTCAACGCCACCTGGCGTGACCGCTTGAGGCTGGATGCGACATTCGGCTGGAAACCGGACCGGCCCTGGCTATTTCGCTATAAGGTGGCTCTGCACACGGAAAGCCTCTGTGATACCGATGATCCCAGGCTGCCTTCGACCACCTTCGTACTGGGCCCCTACGGGGCTATCGTCAACTTCGGCAAGGGCCGCTACTACCTCTCCTGGTATCCGACCGGTTGTATCGCGTCCACCCAGGCGCTGGTTCCCAGCAATCCCTTGCTCGGGCTCTGCGACAGTGCCAGAGCGAAGCTAGAAAGTGATATCATCAAAGGGCTTGCACAGCTCGTACCAGCCTGTGCCGATCTCGACTTGCGGGCTGCGCAAACTAAGCTCGGCGGCGGACAGATTTTTGCTTGGGGCCAGGGAGATATCGACGATCCACAAAGTCAGTTGCACCAGCGATTCGATATCGGCCCGCGCAGCGCCGGGCGTTATCATTCGGTCGATACAGGCAAGTATTGCATGGCACCGTTGTTCGCCGAACAGATCGCTGAGGGCATCTGCCCGAAGAGCTAAGGAGATCAGCGCAGCCATGGCAGAAGTATCAATCTGTATCCCAGCTTACCGGGCCGCCGGTTTCATTAGGCAAACGCTGGACTCGGTGCTGAATCAAACACACTCCGAAATTCGTGTGCTGGTATCGATTGATAGTAATGACGACGACACGGAAACGATTTGCCGAGGCTACAGCCCGCCGGGTGGCTTGCGTATCTGGGTTCAGGAAAGAAACCTCGGTTGGGCGGGGAACGTGAACTTCCTGCTTGATCAGGTCGATACGCCGTACTTCGCGTTACTACCGCATGACGACCTGCTGGAACCGGACTACATCGCAGCGCTGCTGGAGGCTTTGAAGCAAGCGCCAGATTGTGTTTTCGCGCAATCACATATGCAGCAGTTCGGCACAAATGAGAATTTGAGAGTCGCCACGGAGTTGCGCGGCAATCTGGATGAGCGCCTGTTACAGTTTTATCTGAAAGGCGCAAGCGGCCTTCCTTTGCGTGCCGTAACCGACTCCGGCATCCTGAAACAGGGGCACAGGTTGCGCTACAACCGTCACGACAGTTTCGCAGCAGAGGTTCTTTGGGGTCTGGAAGCGTTGTGTTATGGCGGCGGATGCGTGGTGCCTCGCCCTCTTTACCTCAAGCATACACGGCCTGACAGTCTTATTCCGGGCCGTAAAGTATGGTCACCGGCGAAGCGCCTCGATGCTCTGCGGATTCATTCTGCGCAGGCCAAGCGGGTTCTCATTGAACATATTGAGAATCCACAAATGCGGGTGCTTGCATTGATGGCCTGTGATGCCTGGGGGCAGAAGTACATTGAAACTGCAAAGTATTTCGAGCTTGAGAACGCACCCAAGCATGGAGAGGTATTGCTACCGGTTCTTTCGCAAATGCCCGTCGAAGGGGACGCGGCCATCGATCAAGCTGGGATCGACAGTCTGCTCAAAGACCCCAGAACGAGCATGATAAAATCACGTATGCGGTTTGCTGACGGTCTTCGGCTAATGCACGACGGAAAGATGGCCGATGCCGCCCGTTTATTTAGAGAGGCCTTTGAATTGGATCGGAACAGCCCGCAGGCGCTCTTGCGGCAGGGGCACTGCCTGATCAAGAACAAGCAGTTCGATGACGCTCTAGAAATCGCTGACTCCGGAGGATCTCTTTTCCCCATGAATGGAGAGTTCGCTGTCCTGGGAGCC
Encoded here:
- a CDS encoding phospholipase D-like domain-containing protein; this translates as MTIVQVAVPVLQGRRNFHFDKGRPWSIVEHVLLAGLIDEPLTAAELAERGNIPKRVAIEALIRLMRAGWVEMSQKSAAVRFVVTHRGAAAATYNELPNASRRLSRRMNFVIDQVTGTVYRSRELPFVHEHVLDERAKRERIVKLERAEREYLDEVKPLVEALFLDDEKFISVDPHGDRLSKRWSLVTVRDGEPDGLTTRAPASLIEIIKCAAKAAPNLPAKGDFAFFEPPQIAVPSASLLPGEHFIDFSARDIILGGSDHRAVFEAAVKKARHRILIHSTFISENRFNELLHLLKEAVNRGVKVDILWGQEAQSESNSTTRHAVGLIRRMLREEGIEMLRVHPFSTGSHSKVLIADEGSTDKFFSIVGSCNWLSTQFQSFEASVRLKDPAIVADVVYQMAELSKGSRGIWTDFTNELAALAAHLRAKPIKSNGGALAQIVIGSRHADLVRQARDVCERRMFVVSHRFGVAGESAILAPALAAAKAKGVDVNVFYCTTSGLLGGDAAADMTIDVREMGVEIRPVRKPRIHAKILAWDDDAVVITSQNWLSADPPDTKPRQEIGVFIKARGLAKNVIERFAAAHLE
- a CDS encoding AAA domain-containing protein, which produces MPKRSRRRRSQFLSPYRLDDTYLRRPDRKYGRPGILSGIDDHGNPVLVKIWPKAKHTSDSELREIWHHEVRQLHRLGGYPNAFDAIATLQQTGFDDDGFYLVLDPGQRKPLSSVLAHASSIHWIKNQRVSLNRAKLWRNLLRISTGLETLHTQGLLHKNLDNWAILTTGGEEPDFQLTGFEWSIRLIGAAAGRRSARGPDSAYGEQVSFLQDWRDFGRLAAELMNLSVCRLEDPKIPLSAVSENLVLDEIRLLRHLVQVEHLDRLDGEVVERRIQEVLRVLEADIAHQDVKFHLVVSLGTNSRLSQNIREASEDVIEITSDREQIEFIEDDLSEVPILFAIRIGDGSNFRLAIRGTKLIYRIKEYSPRSEGAALTWELAYCDSVELQSPNPNKIVDSIPLQSNSLEILQLREAHERFSRMRGKVRSWDTLRRVFKVDKKFAARDKQHHKAFAITQFLEALYAATDAFPVNVRNVTGNSENEMNAIMITVREDLGREALAKEMGFKSPSIRLNEALMQDRRSDEWVLTEAQHVGKSEFTDTSWRFDKEFAGSKKAPEYRFVGTDLSPPLHNPILIPGDFVGRDKQLQRRLKALRALADHAELLWMLVDPRRRILDTHDSIDNGNVLANLDDSKIQALNAIVETLPLFLVQGPPGVGKTHMIRELVKYIFEKDPTTRLLLSAQSNAAVNHLMETLDKALVGDRDDILIVRCRPRDSHKDAGPYEIGSQVGSIIQRFAQSELVSSSPDNLRESVMALKAELSGDDTNDENLKGRGVAPRYSKQAVEGLIVRAANVVFATTNSFELERLIEERGQFDWSIIEEAGKATGGELVAPLLLSYRRLMIGDHKQLSPFGSEQIIRLLEEPDTLRNAMITGKEFVSRTLRDPSTDEILDEIDEEAGEDFAALCATAIDCLLLFESLIEAEFKLYARGAKARQIAHRLNQQHRMHPAIARVISRCFYDGDLHTHPSAKKRFEKEPCPIKSLDPKRLPDAPIMMIDMPYVQSTVGMLGAEAHPRWHNPDEIEAILKAVMLIGRNPKSSEIPTMAILSPYREQVIRLQNRIDEDSSVGSHLSQFCAAVSPGNYCGTVDSFQGNEADVVVVSLVRNNHHSGIRSALGFLSDSRRMNVLLSRARWRLILVCSSKFLEHVLRAEQFKGERCNTYFLSEMLKAIEDERKNSNAVVVPSDRLLRLAR
- a CDS encoding nuclear transport factor 2 family protein gives rise to the protein MSYAKAANMNNDRVNSAAIVQRGWEAVARGDWDAVVADYTEDMVFVMPGQNDLLKGKSAFRDVLDNLGAGLPVGFSIDSIRQIGDGDEVVSIVEWKSEKVPEGSQLSVLFRFSDGKIAEERWFVDTEQWKAAF
- a CDS encoding FAD-dependent oxidoreductase, which codes for MTVAKGKSVAVIGGGIQGLCVSLALAQRGCKIDLFEENACLISEASLWNEGKIHLGFVFGNDSTSRTAAFLMKGSLRFNELLSHWSGGTLTESEISTPFRYAVHRDSLLSPEQVDAHFSSIQSLIEHYDEDQRRAYFGFSDRRIFRRLDDTETARDFDTDRVAAVFETGERSVDPQAVARRLTQAVMAEAGITVLLGQRVDSCVQDDKGTPSISLTADPGQRHSYDAVVNATWRDRLRLDATFGWKPDRPWLFRYKVALHTESLCDTDDPRLPSTTFVLGPYGAIVNFGKGRYYLSWYPTGCIASTQALVPSNPLLGLCDSARAKLESDIIKGLAQLVPACADLDLRAAQTKLGGGQIFAWGQGDIDDPQSQLHQRFDIGPRSAGRYHSVDTGKYCMAPLFAEQIAEGICPKS
- a CDS encoding LuxR C-terminal-related transcriptional regulator; protein product: MKIEPLSPREQEIAQAFANGESYRQVADRLCIAPSTVRTHLTTVYRKLGVSSKLELHRFFETTNATLVDRPKAFPSRPDKPSIAVLAFENMSGDPEQEFFSDGISEDIITALSRSPWLFIIARNTTFTFKGTNIGVPQIARELGVRYVLEGSVRKAGNRVRVTAQLIDGTTGGHIWSERYDRQLADVFDLQDEITRNVVASIQTRVQLTASGAVERSTRPDLTVWELTMRAWHLLYDFTPESFTTAKVLLKRAQDHAPESAEANMVLALIHHHSAILGFADDFVETMTLAHELARRATRLDGRNEYAHWALGITCWGLHKHEESIAALERAVELNPNCSLAYGSLGTALSLVGRLEESIANQEIAIRSNPRDPSIFFRFTGIALAHFLAGRYDTCIEWANRAVHRMPQWYFGHYLLAAGHVMSGRLEQARAAIAYCHEALPHASIADLDRVPLKDATRMQQLRDCLRRAGLPE